From one Emcibacter sp. SYSU 3D8 genomic stretch:
- a CDS encoding aldo/keto reductase, producing MRGGWWGARGGGGGRPPPPPPPPTPNDTQRQNLQPHLYDMSRADNQRKLDLIEQLAVVAQDAGTSLMHMALAFVTAHPAVTSAIIGPRTFDQLEGLLAGADVTLSEETLDAIDAIVPPGTNISHDDDGYVAPEITDKALRRRPKAVQVHDNFRETISNIEKYKAEQQNKK from the coding sequence GTGAGGGGGGGGTGGTGGGGGGCGCGGGGGGGGGGGGGCGGGCGCCCCCCCCCCCCCCCCCCCCCCCCCACGCCCAACGACACCCAGAGACAGAACCTGCAGCCGCACCTCTACGACATGAGCCGCGCCGACAACCAGCGCAAGCTGGACCTGATCGAGCAGCTTGCCGTTGTGGCGCAGGATGCCGGCACCTCTCTGATGCACATGGCGCTGGCTTTCGTGACCGCGCATCCGGCCGTGACCTCGGCGATCATCGGCCCGCGTACCTTCGACCAGCTCGAGGGACTGCTGGCCGGCGCCGACGTGACCCTGAGCGAGGAGACGCTCGACGCCATCGACGCCATCGTGCCGCCCGGCACCAATATCAGCCACGACGATGACGGCTATGTGGCGCCCGAGATCACCGACAAGGCGCTGCGCCGCCGCCCGAAAGCGGTGCAGGTCCACGACAATTTCCGCGAGACCATCAGCAACATCGAAAAGTACAAGGCCGAGCAGCAGAACAAGAAGTAG
- a CDS encoding NUDIX hydrolase, translated as MTEKRPNKVELLSRRRVVDGWLKVDEITYRFETFSGGMSDPVTRDIVRRQDAAVGLVRHRSRGTLVFVEQFRPAAHGKSSGWIVEICAGKLDAGESAEQAMRRELTEETGYTALALTPIASYFVSPGYTEERMHLYVIDVDGEPGEAPGDGDEDIRLIEMTPDDAYAWLDQGRFEDSKTLIALYWLRCQP; from the coding sequence ATGACCGAAAAACGTCCAAACAAGGTCGAACTCCTCAGCCGCCGCCGCGTCGTCGACGGCTGGCTGAAGGTTGACGAGATCACCTATCGCTTCGAGACCTTCTCCGGCGGCATGAGCGATCCGGTGACGCGCGACATCGTGCGCCGCCAGGACGCCGCCGTCGGCCTCGTCCGGCACCGCTCGCGCGGGACGCTGGTATTCGTCGAGCAGTTCCGGCCCGCCGCCCACGGCAAGTCGAGTGGCTGGATCGTCGAGATCTGCGCCGGCAAGCTGGATGCCGGTGAAAGCGCCGAACAGGCCATGCGCCGCGAATTGACCGAGGAGACCGGCTATACAGCGCTCGCGTTGACACCGATCGCCAGCTACTTCGTCTCGCCCGGCTATACCGAGGAGCGCATGCACCTGTATGTGATCGACGTGGACGGCGAACCGGGCGAGGCGCCGGGCGACGGCGACGAAGACATCAGGCTGATCGAGATGACGCCCGACGACGCCTATGCCTGGCTCGATCAGGGCCGGTTCGAGGATTCGAAAACGCTGATCGCGCTGTACTGGCTGAGGTGCCAACCGTGA
- a CDS encoding SRPBCC family protein, with the protein MGYAIGTMAMDVPAAKAWDSIADFGGLLTWMPPLEGATLSTKGSGVGMVRTLSLPGLGAGDERLDANDNANMIQVLSITTGGPFGATRYQARLSVRAEGENACTCFWEGFFDAPAGVDDDEIRQQLEGAYAFMLGGLKSHLGG; encoded by the coding sequence ATGGGATACGCGATCGGAACCATGGCGATGGATGTGCCTGCGGCAAAGGCCTGGGACTCCATCGCCGACTTCGGCGGGCTGCTGACCTGGATGCCGCCGCTGGAGGGCGCGACCTTGTCAACCAAGGGCAGCGGCGTCGGCATGGTCCGCACCTTGTCGCTGCCCGGGTTGGGCGCGGGCGACGAGCGGCTCGACGCCAATGACAACGCCAACATGATCCAGGTGCTGTCGATCACCACCGGCGGCCCATTCGGCGCCACCCGCTATCAGGCGCGGCTGTCGGTGCGGGCCGAGGGCGAGAATGCCTGCACCTGCTTCTGGGAAGGCTTTTTCGACGCGCCTGCCGGCGTGGACGACGATGAAATCCGCCAGCAGCTCGAGGGCGCCTACGCCTTCATGCTCGGCGGGCTCAAGAGTCATCTGGGCGGATAG
- a CDS encoding nuclear transport factor 2 family protein: MDNMLQQMMDRQAITDGLHWYTKWVDLNRVDKQVQIFTEDGRLKFGVGDDWTVGRANIEALITPLVQLYSATHHYITNIEITFEGADEARSQCYLHAWHRPADGSENFVLYAQYHDRWTRTADGWRITERRLKTAGTEGSPSGEAGLEPIGRAS; this comes from the coding sequence ATGGATAATATGCTTCAGCAGATGATGGATCGCCAGGCGATCACCGATGGCCTGCACTGGTATACCAAGTGGGTCGATCTCAACCGCGTCGACAAACAGGTCCAGATCTTCACCGAGGACGGACGCCTCAAATTCGGCGTCGGCGACGACTGGACGGTGGGCCGCGCGAATATCGAGGCCCTGATCACGCCGCTGGTGCAACTCTATTCGGCCACGCACCATTACATCACCAATATCGAGATCACCTTCGAGGGCGCCGACGAGGCGCGGTCGCAGTGCTATCTACATGCTTGGCACCGGCCCGCCGACGGCAGTGAAAACTTCGTCCTGTACGCCCAGTACCACGACCGCTGGACGCGGACCGCCGATGGATGGCGGATCACTGAGCGGCGCCTGAAGACGGCGGGGACGGAAGGCAGCCCGAGCGGCGAGGCAGGGCTTGAGCCGATCGGGCGCGCCAGCTAG
- a CDS encoding cytochrome P450 encodes MSTTAKKPVHVADINLFDPAVLIDPWDTYQVLRDVSPVHYMPAGQIYVVTRYDLLMQVLRDTDTYSSNFGPFLNGTRQHWLENAPAPVRDKFLEIAGQMHPPVDTLLTADPPTHKKYRSQVDRVFTAGNVRKMEPYIQQIIDETIDGFIDKGEVDFMEAFALPVPLRIIADRLGVAPDERPFFYEGATVAASGLRLTSHSDDELLRRAQVMVDLQNYMVGLVEARRKDPRDDMCTILGEVRLEDEDRPLNPPEIWSILNQFLVAGHETTTSTFGWGMLLLCRNPEIQEQLVGDPKAVRTFCEEALRLEAPVQGLPRVVTKDTELGGYPLKAGAMLMLRYGAANRDERHFECPVEVDIHRKNAGSQLAFGSGIHHCVGAPLARQELNLGFPALLERLKNFRLAPGHPEPKAEPSVILRSLPELHVQFDKR; translated from the coding sequence ATGAGCACGACCGCCAAGAAGCCCGTACACGTCGCCGACATCAACCTGTTCGATCCGGCCGTGCTGATCGATCCCTGGGACACCTATCAGGTGCTGCGCGACGTCTCGCCGGTGCACTACATGCCGGCCGGCCAGATCTACGTGGTCACCCGCTACGACCTGCTGATGCAGGTGCTGCGCGACACCGATACCTATTCGAGCAATTTCGGGCCGTTCCTCAATGGGACAAGGCAGCACTGGCTCGAGAACGCGCCGGCGCCGGTGCGCGACAAGTTCCTCGAAATTGCCGGCCAGATGCATCCCCCGGTCGACACCCTGCTGACCGCCGATCCGCCCACGCACAAGAAGTACCGCTCCCAGGTGGACCGGGTATTCACCGCCGGCAACGTGCGCAAGATGGAGCCGTACATCCAGCAGATCATCGATGAAACCATCGATGGTTTCATCGACAAGGGCGAGGTGGACTTCATGGAAGCCTTCGCCCTGCCCGTACCGCTGCGCATCATTGCCGACCGGCTTGGCGTGGCGCCGGACGAACGGCCGTTCTTCTACGAGGGCGCGACCGTGGCAGCTTCCGGCCTGCGCCTGACCTCCCATTCCGACGACGAACTGCTGCGCCGGGCGCAGGTCATGGTCGATCTGCAGAACTACATGGTCGGGCTGGTGGAAGCGCGCCGCAAGGATCCGCGCGACGACATGTGCACCATCCTGGGCGAGGTTCGGCTGGAGGACGAGGACCGGCCGCTGAACCCGCCCGAGATCTGGAGCATCCTGAACCAGTTCCTGGTCGCCGGCCACGAGACCACCACCAGCACCTTCGGCTGGGGCATGCTGCTGCTGTGCCGCAATCCGGAAATCCAGGAGCAACTGGTTGGCGACCCCAAGGCCGTGCGCACATTCTGCGAGGAGGCGCTGCGTCTCGAGGCGCCGGTGCAGGGACTGCCTCGCGTGGTGACGAAGGATACCGAACTGGGCGGTTATCCGCTCAAGGCCGGCGCCATGCTGATGCTGCGCTATGGCGCGGCCAACCGGGACGAACGCCATTTCGAATGCCCGGTTGAGGTGGATATCCACCGCAAGAATGCCGGCTCCCAGCTTGCCTTCGGCTCAGGCATCCATCACTGCGTCGGGGCACCGCTGGCCCGGCAGGAACTGAACCTGGGCTTCCCGGCCCTGCTCGAGCGGCTGAAGAACTTCCGCCTGGCGCCCGGCCATCCGGAGCCGAAGGCCGAGCCCAGCGTCATCCTGCGCAGCCTGCCGGAGCTCCATGTGCAGTTCGACAAAAGGTGA
- a CDS encoding TIGR03618 family F420-dependent PPOX class oxidoreductase, whose product MIGTDAKFDQFITDHRWAVVSTLRKGGSPSSTFVAYARDGDTLVISTPGHTFKRKSLERDPRVAVCCCTNAEPFNFVTVEGRATVEKDNLIAMTRKVFANIAGTGWTEPEDLQGWLDTQDRVILRIHPEKVYGVIR is encoded by the coding sequence ATGATCGGTACCGATGCCAAGTTCGATCAATTCATCACCGACCATCGCTGGGCCGTGGTCTCCACCCTGCGCAAGGGCGGCTCACCGTCGAGCACCTTCGTGGCCTATGCCCGCGACGGTGACACGCTGGTGATCAGCACGCCGGGCCACACCTTCAAGCGCAAGTCGCTGGAACGCGATCCCCGGGTCGCCGTGTGCTGTTGCACCAATGCCGAGCCGTTCAATTTCGTGACGGTCGAGGGGCGGGCGACGGTGGAGAAGGACAACCTGATCGCCATGACCAGGAAGGTGTTCGCCAACATCGCCGGCACCGGCTGGACCGAGCCCGAGGATCTGCAGGGCTGGCTCGACACGCAGGACCGGGTGATTCTTCGCATCCATCCCGAGAAGGTCTACGGCGTCATCCGCTAG
- a CDS encoding DMT family transporter, producing the protein MEGVPPARPVNLLQRLYGAIVIMPPTAKAVCLMIFSAAMFQSMNAVIRHVSDLGLHPFEIAFFRNVFGIVVLVPLIARYGIGVMRTSRFDLHLLRGVINVVSMLCFFYSVTVAPLASVASLGFTLPLFVTIYAAIMLKERLHSRRLTALAIGVIGALMIIRPGSDDMNLGNLIVLGGTAVWGMALMVIKLQSRHDSSLNITIWSSIMLALLSAIPAILVWKAPGVEQLAWMALTGLLGTAGTMAVAQALKLADASAIMPFDFTKLVWAALIGYLAFGQVPDMWVWIGGAVIFSSTVYLTYRESRLARAGKLHPRGGAPLDV; encoded by the coding sequence ATGGAAGGCGTCCCGCCTGCCCGGCCCGTCAACCTGCTGCAACGGTTGTACGGCGCGATCGTGATCATGCCGCCGACGGCCAAGGCCGTCTGCCTGATGATCTTTTCGGCGGCCATGTTCCAGTCGATGAACGCGGTGATCCGGCATGTCTCGGATCTGGGCCTGCATCCGTTCGAGATTGCCTTCTTCCGCAATGTGTTCGGCATCGTGGTGCTGGTGCCCCTGATCGCGCGCTACGGCATCGGGGTGATGCGCACCAGCCGGTTCGACCTTCACCTGCTGCGCGGCGTGATCAATGTGGTCTCCATGCTGTGCTTCTTCTATTCGGTGACGGTGGCGCCACTGGCCAGCGTCGCCTCGCTGGGATTCACCCTGCCGCTGTTCGTGACCATCTATGCGGCCATCATGCTGAAGGAGCGGCTGCATTCGCGGCGGCTGACCGCGCTTGCCATCGGGGTGATCGGCGCGCTGATGATTATCCGGCCCGGCTCGGACGACATGAATCTGGGCAATCTCATCGTGCTGGGCGGCACGGCGGTGTGGGGCATGGCGCTGATGGTGATCAAGCTCCAGTCCCGCCACGATTCGTCGCTCAACATCACCATCTGGTCGTCGATCATGCTGGCGTTGTTGTCGGCGATCCCGGCGATACTTGTCTGGAAGGCGCCGGGCGTCGAGCAGCTGGCCTGGATGGCGCTGACCGGCCTGCTGGGCACGGCCGGCACCATGGCGGTTGCCCAGGCACTGAAGCTGGCCGACGCCAGCGCCATCATGCCGTTCGATTTCACCAAGCTGGTATGGGCGGCGCTGATCGGCTACCTGGCGTTCGGACAGGTCCCCGATATGTGGGTGTGGATCGGCGGCGCGGTGATCTTCTCCAGCACGGTCTATCTGACCTACCGGGAGTCCCGGCTCGCCAGGGCCGGCAAGCTGCATCCGCGAGGCGGCGCGCCGCTGGACGTCTAG